The Lysinibacter cavernae genome includes a window with the following:
- a CDS encoding helix-turn-helix domain-containing protein — translation MYSERQSSLSGATLWAVSGGGHSTVVPDGCIDIIWMQGELLAIGPMTRPITTPALSAPAVGLRFGPGIAPQLLRIGAGELTDTRVPLDNILPSPVVLESTDRLNGSSLVGATGTELETLVHTAQGSLRRTPTRRDESAHMLELVAQGMPVRSIAAELHLSERQLHRRSIDAFGYGLRTLGRILRFNTAARMLSAGNTVASVATAAGYADQPHFTREYFEFAGTTPGKYRSLPGS, via the coding sequence GTGTATTCCGAACGTCAGTCTTCTCTTTCAGGCGCAACCCTGTGGGCCGTCTCAGGTGGAGGACACAGCACTGTGGTCCCAGACGGCTGCATTGATATCATCTGGATGCAGGGCGAGCTGCTTGCCATCGGCCCGATGACTCGACCAATCACAACACCTGCCCTCTCAGCGCCGGCCGTCGGGCTACGGTTCGGCCCTGGTATTGCTCCACAACTCCTCAGAATCGGGGCCGGCGAACTCACTGATACCAGGGTGCCCCTCGACAACATCCTTCCGTCACCGGTGGTCTTGGAATCAACGGACCGCCTCAATGGCAGCTCCTTGGTCGGCGCAACGGGAACTGAGCTTGAAACGCTCGTCCACACGGCACAGGGTTCGCTCCGTCGCACACCCACACGGCGAGACGAGAGTGCGCACATGTTGGAACTCGTCGCTCAGGGGATGCCGGTCCGCAGCATTGCCGCAGAGCTCCACCTCTCTGAACGGCAACTTCATCGCCGCAGTATCGATGCGTTCGGGTACGGGCTTCGAACGCTCGGCCGCATCCTCAGGTTCAACACGGCCGCGAGGATGCTGAGCGCCGGCAACACGGTGGCGTCTGTAGCGACCGCGGCCGGCTACGCCGATCAGCCACATTTCACCCGCGAGTACTTCGAATTCGCCGGAACGACTCCTGGGAAATACAGGTCGCTGCCCGGTTCGTGA
- a CDS encoding VOC family protein, which yields MSIRFGFLGIVTANMGASLDFYRALGLDIPDGVESEPHVDAVLPSGVTLAWDTIDLVKSFDTDWVAPSGSQRIALAFAFDSPAEVDATVLRMGELGYRIHLEPWDAFWGQRYATLIDPDGNSIDLFAALEG from the coding sequence ATGAGTATACGTTTTGGTTTTCTTGGAATTGTGACTGCAAACATGGGCGCCTCGCTCGACTTTTATCGCGCGCTTGGGCTCGATATCCCAGACGGCGTTGAATCAGAACCCCATGTTGACGCAGTGCTCCCATCTGGCGTTACCCTCGCGTGGGACACGATTGACCTGGTCAAGTCGTTTGATACCGACTGGGTCGCACCCTCTGGCAGCCAGCGCATCGCATTGGCATTTGCGTTTGACTCCCCTGCAGAGGTTGACGCAACCGTCTTGCGCATGGGCGAGCTCGGCTATCGCATCCACCTTGAACCGTGGGACGCATTTTGGGGCCAGCGCTACGCGACGCTCATCGACCCCG